One Pyrus communis chromosome 13, drPyrComm1.1, whole genome shotgun sequence genomic window carries:
- the LOC137712263 gene encoding LOW QUALITY PROTEIN: COP1-interactive protein 1 (The sequence of the model RefSeq protein was modified relative to this genomic sequence to represent the inferred CDS: deleted 2 bases in 1 codon; substituted 2 bases at 2 genomic stop codons), with translation MPKHRVRESIKSLFGSHINSQKHEELKGTKIDIEEKVNKILKLLKDEDPEEKDDLRRELQKELIQDFHKECQSLYAQYDHLTXVLKKKVRSKQEKDCSSSSSSDTDSRHSSNDRSSKNGVLESDFQKITDGIKHELELAHQEVADLNRRLTATSEEKEALSSECAAALTKIEETKNIGIDLKTEAEKLDAERSXILAENSELKQKLEAGEKIEAELNQKVEDLERERLKDEKVTLEQELESVRGEVIHMKQHLQSAEQQVSDLSHNLKAKDEETLKVAEISTEIQQAQNVIQELTTASSQLKEKLGQREVEYPTLSEMHELHELHEKKTLAQITGLEAAVAELELEMESLRAQKREMEVKIESTETEVKQLGKEQLDQKEKEYSTLSEKHELHESKMSAQIIGSEALVTGLKLELESLREIVELKDQIVEFEKRLTEKEGEFSSLQEKHDSAVNDASAQITAFVSQVTSLEQELDSLQDEKNRMELQFEREKQELSESLTQLENEKVDLESKIADHQRLLNEKEVICSKLREECIQLEGRFQDTKVNCDAAERKAEQVAEDFSKKIESKDEMIADLEQEVEHLKRDLEEKGYELSSLVESSRNIEVKLRLSNQKLRVTEQVLTEKEESFKEAELKFLEEQRALEDRIARLSGVITASNEAYQRNITLVSENVNSSLSGIESVINKFVDDYAKYETCILETPQQLHIAKNWVAETNNEREKLKREVEDLIKQLRDKKEKAFILGEQVERMRARASKEEVEKGSLIKTVSQLEKKAADLEKMVEEKKEGMLGLGEEKREAIRQLCIWIEYHQSRYDHLKEVLLKTTPPRGQGRASSSQP, from the exons ATGCCAAAGCACCGCGTGAGGGAGTCGATTAAGTCCTTATTTGGAAGTCACATTAATTCACAGAAGCATGAAGAGCTGAAAGGAACTAAAATAG ATATTGAGGAGAAGGTGAATAAAATATTGAAGCTTCTAAAAGATGAAGATCCTGAAGAAAAAGATGAC CTCCGTCGAGAACTCCAAAAAGAGCTAATTCAGGATTTCCACAAAGAGTGCCAATCACTCTATGCACAATATGATCACCTAACCTGAGTGCTGAAGAAAAAAGTTCGGAGCAAACAAGAAAAGGACTGCAGCTCTTCATCAAGTTCAGACACAGATTCCAGACATTCGTCAAATGACAGAAGCAGTAAAAATGGAGTGCTGGAAAGTGACTTTCAGAAAATCACTGATGGGATTAAGCATGAACTTGAATTGGCGCATCAAGAAGTTGCTGACCTGAACAGGAGACTGACAGCTACAAGTGAAGAGAAGGAAGCTTTAAGCTCAGAATGTGCGGCGGCTTTGACCAAGATAGAAGAAACGAAGAATATTGGCATTGACTTGAAGACTGAAGCTGAAAAGTTAGATGCTGAAAGATCATAAATTTTGGCCGAGAATAGTGAACTTAAACAAAAACTGGAAGCTGGTGAAAAGATAGAAGCTGAACTGAATCAAAAAGTGGAAGAtctggaaagagagaga CTGAAAGATGAAAAAGTAACCCTTGAGCAAGAACTGGAATCTGTTCGAGGGGAAGTTATCCATATGAAGCAGCATCTGCAATCCGCGGAGCAGCAGGTATCAGATCTAAGCCACAATCTGAAAGCCAAGGACGAAGAAACCTTGAAAGTTGCGGAGATCTCAACTGAGATTCAGCAGGCACAGAATGTGATACAAGAACTCACAACTGCATCTAGTCAGCTAAAGGAGAAATTGGGCCAGAGGGAAGTGGAATATCCAACTCTTTCTGAGATGCATGAGCTGCATGAGCTGCATGAGAAGAAGACGTTGGCTCAAATTACGGGATTAGAGGCTGCTGTGGCAGAGCTGGAATTGGAAATGGAATCTTTGAGAGCTCAGAAAAGAGAGATGGAAGTGAAAATTGAGAGCACAGAAACTGAAGTAAAACAACTGGGAAAG GAGCAATTGGATCAGAAGGAAAAGGAATATTCAACTCTGTCCGAGAAGCATGAGCTGCATGAGAGTAAAATGTCAGCTCAAATCATCGGATCAGAGGCTCTTGTGACAGGACTGAAACTGGAGCTGGAGTCTTTGCGAG AAATTGTGGAGCTAAAGGATCAAATTGTTGAATTTGAGAAGAGACTAACAGAAAAAGAGGGCGAGTTTTCTTCTCTCCAGGAGAAGCATGACAGTGCAGTGAACGACGCTTCTGCTCAAATAACAGCCTTTGTGTCACAGGTTACTAGTCTAGAACAGGAGTTGGATTCATTGCAGGATGAGAAGAACCGGATGGAGTTGCAGTTTGAGAGGGAGAAACAAGAACTTTCGGAAAGCCTGACACAATTGGAAAATGAAAAGGTTGATTTAGAGAGCAAAATCGCTGATCATCAAAGACTGCTGAATGAAAAGGAGGTGATATGCAGCAAGTTAAGGGAGGAATGTATACAGCTGGAGGGTCGGTTCCAGGACACTAAGGTCAATTGTGACGCTGCAGAAAGAAAAGCCGAGCAAGTGGCAGAAGATTTcagtaaaaaaattgaatccaaaGATGAGATGATAGCTGATTTGGAGCAAGAGGTTGAACATCTGAAACGAGATCTGGAAGAAAAAGGGTACGAGCTTAGTTCTTTGGTTGAAAGCTCCCGCAATATTGAAGTTAAGCTCCGCCTGTCAAACCAGAAGCTCCGGGTTACAGAGCAGGTATTGACCGAGAAAGAAGAGAGCTTCAAAGAGGCTGAACTGAAATTCCTGGAAGAACAGAGAGCACTTGAAGACAGGATTGCTAGATTGTCTGGTGTAATCACTGCAAGCAATGAAGCCTATCAAAGAAACATCACACTCGTTTCAGAAAATGTGAACAGTTCTTTGAGCGGAATTGAATCTGTGATCAATAAATTTGTGGACGACTATGCAAAGTATGAGACTTGCATTCTGGAAACGCCACAGCAGCTTCACATTGCAAAGAACTGGGTTGCGGAAACAAATAATGAGAGGGAGAAGTTGAAGAGGGAGGTGGAAGACCTAATCAAACAACTGAGagataagaaagaaaaagcgTTCATACTTGGAGAGCAGGTCGAGAGGATGCGGGCAAGGGCAAGCAAGGAAGAAGTGGAGAAGGGGAGTCTGATCAAAACCGTGAGCCAACTTGAGAAGAAAGCGGCGGACTTGGAGAAGATGGTGGAGGAGAaaaaggagggcatgctgggaTTAGGAGAGGAGAAAAGGGAAGCCATAAGACAGTTGTGCATTTGGATCGAGTATCACCAAAGCCGGTACGATCATCTCAAGGAAGTTCTCTTGAAGACAACTCCTCCAAGAGGCCAGGGGAGGGCCTCGTCGTCTCAGCCTTGA
- the LOC137713899 gene encoding mitochondrial adenine nucleotide transporter ADNT1-like isoform X3: MASEDVKRTSDSAVSTIVNLAEEAKLASEGVKAPTGHALLSIAKSLVAGGVAGGVSRTAVAPLERLKILLQVQNPHSIKYNGTIQGLKYIWRTEGFRGLFKGNGTNCARIVPNSAVKFFSYDEASKYASPCPSSPEPPQFFIMCTDLGILWFYRQQTGNEDAQLTPLLRLGAGACAGIIAMSATYPMDMVRGRLTVQTDMSPQQYRGIYHALTTVFREEGPRALYRGWLPSVIGVVPYVGLNFAVYESLKDWLIKSRPFGLVQDSELSVTTRLACGAAAGTVGQTVAYPLDVIRRRMQMVGWKDAALVVVGDGKSRASLEYTGMVDAFRKTVRHEGFGALYKGLVPNSVKVVPSIAIAFVTYEVVKDVLGVEMRISD; the protein is encoded by the exons ATGGCGTCGGAGGACGTGAAGAGGACGAGTGATTCTGCAGTGTCGACCATTGTGAACCTGGCCGAGGAGGCGAAGCTCGCCAGCGAAGGAGTGAAGGCGCCGACCGGCCATGCTTTGCTTAGCATCGCCAAGTCCCTCGTCGCCGGAGGAGTCGCCGGTGGAGT GTCACGAACTGCTGTTGCTCCATTggaaagattaaaaattttgcTGCAG GTTCAAAATCCCCATAGTATTAAATACAATGGGACAATTCAGGGCTTGAAGTACATATGGAGAACTGAGGGTTTTAGAGGCTTGTTTAAAGGCAATGGAACTAATTGTGCTCGCATAGTCCCAAATTCAGCAGTCAAGTTCTTTAGCTACGATGAAGCATCAAAGTATGCTTCTCCATGTCCCAGTTCCCCCGAACCCccacaattttttattatgtgcACTGATTT GGGTATTCTATGGTTCTACCGACAGCAAACTGGAAATG AAGATGCTCAACTCACACCTCTATTACGCCTTGGAGCTGGTGCATGTGCTGGAATTATTGCCATGTCAGCAACTTACCCAATGGACATGGTACGAGGTCGTCTGACTGTCCAG ACAGACATGTCTCCTCAGCAATATAGGGGAATATATCATGCTCTCACAACTGTCTTTAGGGAAGAAGGACCCCGGGCTCTGTACAGAGGCTGGCTGCCTTCTGTCATAGGAGTT GTACCTTATGTTGGTCTCAATTTTGCTGTTTATGAATCTCTGAAAGACTGGTTGATCAAAAGTAGACCTTTTGGACTAGTCCAGGACTCTGAGTTGAGTGTAACTACGAGGCTTGCATGTGGGGCTGCTGCTGGGACTGTTGGCCAGACAGTTGCTTACCCTCTCGATGTCATCCGGAGAAGAATGCAGATGGTAGGCTGGAAGGATGCTGCTTTGGTTGTCGTTGGTGATGGGAAGAGTAGGGCATCCCTGGAATATACTGGGATGGTTGATGCCTTCAGGAAAACGGTCCGTCATGAGGGGTTTGGAGCGCTGTACAAGGGTTTGGTCCCAAACTCTGTTAAG GTGGTGCCGTCCATAGCAATTGCTTTTGTCACATATGAGGTAGTGAAGGACGTTCTTGGAGTTGAGATGAGGATATCTGACTAA
- the LOC137713899 gene encoding mitochondrial adenine nucleotide transporter ADNT1-like isoform X1 yields MASEDVKRTSDSAVSTIVNLAEEAKLASEGVKAPTGHALLSIAKSLVAGGVAGGVSRTAVAPLERLKILLQVQNPHSIKYNGTIQGLKYIWRTEGFRGLFKGNGTNCARIVPNSAVKFFSYDEASKGILWFYRQQTGNEDAQLTPLLRLGAGACAGIIAMSATYPMDMVRGRLTVQTDMSPQQYRGIYHALTTVFREEGPRALYRGWLPSVIGVVPYVGLNFAVYESLKDWLIKSRPFGLVQDSELSVTTRLACGAAAGTVGQTVAYPLDVIRRRMQMVGWKDAALVVVGDGKSRASLEYTGMVDAFRKTVRHEGFGALYKGLVPNSVKVVPSIAIAFVTYEVVKDVLGVEMRISD; encoded by the exons ATGGCGTCGGAGGACGTGAAGAGGACGAGTGATTCTGCAGTGTCGACCATTGTGAACCTGGCCGAGGAGGCGAAGCTCGCCAGCGAAGGAGTGAAGGCGCCGACCGGCCATGCTTTGCTTAGCATCGCCAAGTCCCTCGTCGCCGGAGGAGTCGCCGGTGGAGT GTCACGAACTGCTGTTGCTCCATTggaaagattaaaaattttgcTGCAG GTTCAAAATCCCCATAGTATTAAATACAATGGGACAATTCAGGGCTTGAAGTACATATGGAGAACTGAGGGTTTTAGAGGCTTGTTTAAAGGCAATGGAACTAATTGTGCTCGCATAGTCCCAAATTCAGCAGTCAAGTTCTTTAGCTACGATGAAGCATCAAA GGGTATTCTATGGTTCTACCGACAGCAAACTGGAAATG AAGATGCTCAACTCACACCTCTATTACGCCTTGGAGCTGGTGCATGTGCTGGAATTATTGCCATGTCAGCAACTTACCCAATGGACATGGTACGAGGTCGTCTGACTGTCCAG ACAGACATGTCTCCTCAGCAATATAGGGGAATATATCATGCTCTCACAACTGTCTTTAGGGAAGAAGGACCCCGGGCTCTGTACAGAGGCTGGCTGCCTTCTGTCATAGGAGTT GTACCTTATGTTGGTCTCAATTTTGCTGTTTATGAATCTCTGAAAGACTGGTTGATCAAAAGTAGACCTTTTGGACTAGTCCAGGACTCTGAGTTGAGTGTAACTACGAGGCTTGCATGTGGGGCTGCTGCTGGGACTGTTGGCCAGACAGTTGCTTACCCTCTCGATGTCATCCGGAGAAGAATGCAGATGGTAGGCTGGAAGGATGCTGCTTTGGTTGTCGTTGGTGATGGGAAGAGTAGGGCATCCCTGGAATATACTGGGATGGTTGATGCCTTCAGGAAAACGGTCCGTCATGAGGGGTTTGGAGCGCTGTACAAGGGTTTGGTCCCAAACTCTGTTAAG GTGGTGCCGTCCATAGCAATTGCTTTTGTCACATATGAGGTAGTGAAGGACGTTCTTGGAGTTGAGATGAGGATATCTGACTAA
- the LOC137713899 gene encoding mitochondrial adenine nucleotide transporter ADNT1-like isoform X2 → MASEDVKRTSDSAVSTIVNLAEEAKLASEGVKAPTGHALLSIAKSLVAGGVAGGVSRTAVAPLERLKILLQVQNPHSIKYNGTIQGLKYIWRTEGFRGLFKGNGTNCARIVPNSAVKFFSYDEASKGILWFYRQQTGNDAQLTPLLRLGAGACAGIIAMSATYPMDMVRGRLTVQTDMSPQQYRGIYHALTTVFREEGPRALYRGWLPSVIGVVPYVGLNFAVYESLKDWLIKSRPFGLVQDSELSVTTRLACGAAAGTVGQTVAYPLDVIRRRMQMVGWKDAALVVVGDGKSRASLEYTGMVDAFRKTVRHEGFGALYKGLVPNSVKVVPSIAIAFVTYEVVKDVLGVEMRISD, encoded by the exons ATGGCGTCGGAGGACGTGAAGAGGACGAGTGATTCTGCAGTGTCGACCATTGTGAACCTGGCCGAGGAGGCGAAGCTCGCCAGCGAAGGAGTGAAGGCGCCGACCGGCCATGCTTTGCTTAGCATCGCCAAGTCCCTCGTCGCCGGAGGAGTCGCCGGTGGAGT GTCACGAACTGCTGTTGCTCCATTggaaagattaaaaattttgcTGCAG GTTCAAAATCCCCATAGTATTAAATACAATGGGACAATTCAGGGCTTGAAGTACATATGGAGAACTGAGGGTTTTAGAGGCTTGTTTAAAGGCAATGGAACTAATTGTGCTCGCATAGTCCCAAATTCAGCAGTCAAGTTCTTTAGCTACGATGAAGCATCAAA GGGTATTCTATGGTTCTACCGACAGCAAACTGGAAATG ATGCTCAACTCACACCTCTATTACGCCTTGGAGCTGGTGCATGTGCTGGAATTATTGCCATGTCAGCAACTTACCCAATGGACATGGTACGAGGTCGTCTGACTGTCCAG ACAGACATGTCTCCTCAGCAATATAGGGGAATATATCATGCTCTCACAACTGTCTTTAGGGAAGAAGGACCCCGGGCTCTGTACAGAGGCTGGCTGCCTTCTGTCATAGGAGTT GTACCTTATGTTGGTCTCAATTTTGCTGTTTATGAATCTCTGAAAGACTGGTTGATCAAAAGTAGACCTTTTGGACTAGTCCAGGACTCTGAGTTGAGTGTAACTACGAGGCTTGCATGTGGGGCTGCTGCTGGGACTGTTGGCCAGACAGTTGCTTACCCTCTCGATGTCATCCGGAGAAGAATGCAGATGGTAGGCTGGAAGGATGCTGCTTTGGTTGTCGTTGGTGATGGGAAGAGTAGGGCATCCCTGGAATATACTGGGATGGTTGATGCCTTCAGGAAAACGGTCCGTCATGAGGGGTTTGGAGCGCTGTACAAGGGTTTGGTCCCAAACTCTGTTAAG GTGGTGCCGTCCATAGCAATTGCTTTTGTCACATATGAGGTAGTGAAGGACGTTCTTGGAGTTGAGATGAGGATATCTGACTAA